Within the Butyrivibrio sp. AE3004 genome, the region ACTTCCACTGTCAGTATTTGCGATTTTCGGATTTGCCTTTATAGGACATCTTTTAACAGAGTATGTATTAAAAGATAGTAATGAAAATAAAAGTAAATTACTATCTTTTGCGGCTCTTACGATTGCTGTTTTGCTTGTTTATTTTAATTCCATGAATGTTCCGTTTATGAAGGTTAGTAGAGATGACTACTTCATGTACAGATTCCGTGACCGGGTATTGGAAACCGAGAATCCGACACTTCTTAATGTGGGCTGTCTTGATGCGGGGCTTTATACTCTGTGCGATATTGTACCCTCCTGCAGATGGTTTCAGACACAGACACTTAATATAAAGGAGCCTGAAAACAATCCTTATCTTGAGCAGGAGCGATATGTCAAAGAAGGACTTATTGACTATGTTCTTGTAAGGGACTATATTCCTGAATCCATAAACGATCACTACGAGCTTTGTGATAAAGAAACCTACGGGTGGGACGGTGCAGAGTTTAACTACTATCTGTATAAAAAAGTAAGATAAGTTTATAATAATTTAATATCAATAAAGCGGATAATTTTCTATAATAATGTATGAAAGGGGGCGTAATGCTCCCTTTTTGCAGTTGTTAATGGATGAACAACATTGTTAAGAAAGAACAGGGATGTGAATATGAAAATACTACAGAACATTGCATCAGGAATACTGGGGCTTGTTTTCGCCGGGGTTGTAGCAATACTTGCATGTATTATCAATCCCGATATTGGCGTGTGGATTCATGAGCTTATAAAGCCGGAAGATAAGGTGGAAGCTCCGGTAGACAATTCCAAAAAATATTATGTGGAGGTCCCTGACTGGGACTATATCTATGGCAGGAATAAAAAAGAGGAGGTTCCGGATGCCTCCGAAGGGTCAACAGCACTTGGCGATATGATAACAAATGCCGTCAACGGAATTTCGGATGCCATAGATACTTTGGAATCGACGGAAGTCAGCAACCCCGGTAGCGAGGATGTTACTGTTGAGGATGTGGCAAATGCCGCAAACGCAATAGCAAATGCAGTTACCGGCAAAGGAATCACCGTTGTTGTGAAGACTGATGAGGATGAGGAGCAGGCGTTTTCCGACGGTAGCCAGGATACTTTGAAAGAACAGGGAAATAAAATATATACTCCGGGTATTCCTGCCGGAAAGAGCAGCTATGCAGCCTTTGAACCGGAAATTATTGAACTGACTGATCCCGGACTTGCAAAGCAGGCAATAAACAGTACGGATTACGGTAATTTGGGAGACGGGCTGACCTTTGATACTCAGTTTTATCCCTATTATCATATACTTAACGATACGGGTAAGGCTTTGTACAGACAGATATATGCCAATACTCTTTCGCTCAATACCACTTTCAGGCCAATAAAGCAGGTTTCCATGGATACCATGCAAACCGTTCTTTTGAGTGTTGTATTTGATCATCCTGAACTTTTCTGGCTTGATACGACTTTTTATCAGGAATATGATTATAATGGTACGGCAATTAAGCTTCGTCTTCGCTATTATGACAGGATTACAGATATTCCGTCTGCGAACAGGCAGTTCCAGGCAAAGGCCGATGCCATAGTTGCTGAGGCGGCAGGACTTGGTGATGATCTTGAAAAAGAGCTTTATGTACATGACCGGTTAGCGGATAAGCTTACCTACAAACACAATCCTCTTGACCAGAGTGCTTATAGCGCGATTGTCGGGGATACCACAGTCTGTGCGGGCTATGCCAAGGCCTTTCAGTATATCATGCAAAGGCTTGGAGTACCGACATATCTTTGCGTAGGTTACGCAGGAGAGATGCATGCCTGGGATATAATAAAGATAGGGGATAATTTCTACAATGTAGACTGCACCTGGGATGATCAGGATCCTACAGTCTATGATTACTTTAATCTCTCGGATGCGGATAATTATCAGCACAAGAGAATGTACAATTCGGTATATCTTCCCGCATGTAATGAAGGAACTTTTATTGCAAGCAGGTGAGAATAATTTTATATGAATCACAAAGAGAGCCCGGGTAGTTTTGGTGCGCTATCCGGGCTTTAAAACGGGAAGTTAAAACATGCTCTATGTAATTGCATATATTTATAAGATAAGTAGGAGGAGTATGAATGGCGTTATTTGCGCTTGGGGATTTGCATCTTGCTTTTCAGTCTGATAAGACAATGGATATTTTTGGCAAGGTGTGGAAGAATCATGAAAAAAAGATAGAAAAGAACTGTGCAAAAATGATAACAGATGAGGACACCCTGGTGCTTGTGGGAGATCACAGCTGGGGAAAATGTCTTGATCTGTGTGAGATGGATCTTGAATTTATCGAGAGGCTTCCGGGAAGGAAAATTCTGATAAGAGGTAATCACGATAATTTCTGGAATGCCAAAAAGACGCAGCGGTTAAATGATATTTACAAGGACAGATTGTACTTTTTACAAAATAATTTTTATCCCTATAAAGACTATGCTATAGTCGGAACAAAGGGCTATGTCTATGAAGGGCTGGACACCAGGGCACATGCAGATATGCTTATAGAAAGGGAGGCCAAGAGGCTGAAAAATTCTTTTGAAGCAGCAAGGGCAGAGGGCTTTGAAAAATTTATTATGTTTTTGCATTACCCACCGACAGAGATAGGGGAGAGAACAAGCAGATTTACGCTTATGGCAAAAGCATACGGTGCGGAACAGGTGATTTATGCTCACTGTCACGGAAAAGAAAGATTCCATGACAGCCTTATGGGAAATGTGGACGGAATAAAATACAGCCTTGTTTCGGGTGATTATTTGGATTTTAAACCTGCCAGGATTTTGTAGTAACATGGGAAAACAGTCCCTGGCTAAACATATTGAAAAAAGCTCTTTGAAAAAACTAAAAGGAAAGAAGTATTTATGTATAAAGATAGCAGAGATAATAAGCGTGATGATCTTGCCTGGGAGGAGATAGCAACAGAGCACATCATAAAAAACGAATGGATAGATTTCAGAAAGTCGACCTTCAGGTTTCCTGACGGAACTGTTTTTGAACCATACTACAGCTACAGCAGAAAGGATTATGTTGTAATTGTTCCTTTTGATGAAGAAGGTAATCTTATTTGTGTAAGACAGTACAGACAGGGGATTCGGGAGGTAACTACAGAGTTTCCCGCAGGTGGTATAGAAAGGAGCGATGGCAGGGAATATGGTAACGGAAAAGAGAATGTTGAAGAAGCCCTCCTTGCTGCAAAAAGAGAGCTCAAGGAAGAAACGGGATTTGAGTCAGATGACTGGACTCATCTTATAACCGTCCCGTC harbors:
- a CDS encoding metallophosphoesterase; this encodes MALFALGDLHLAFQSDKTMDIFGKVWKNHEKKIEKNCAKMITDEDTLVLVGDHSWGKCLDLCEMDLEFIERLPGRKILIRGNHDNFWNAKKTQRLNDIYKDRLYFLQNNFYPYKDYAIVGTKGYVYEGLDTRAHADMLIEREAKRLKNSFEAARAEGFEKFIMFLHYPPTEIGERTSRFTLMAKAYGAEQVIYAHCHGKERFHDSLMGNVDGIKYSLVSGDYLDFKPARIL
- a CDS encoding NUDIX hydrolase: MYKDSRDNKRDDLAWEEIATEHIIKNEWIDFRKSTFRFPDGTVFEPYYSYSRKDYVVIVPFDEEGNLICVRQYRQGIREVTTEFPAGGIERSDGREYGNGKENVEEALLAAKRELKEETGFESDDWTHLITVPSNATIADNYAFVYMAKGCRKVSGQNLDDTEFLNVEINTPEYIEGLIKSGGFQQSVHVMAWLLAKESAAL
- a CDS encoding transglutaminase domain-containing protein; its protein translation is MKILQNIASGILGLVFAGVVAILACIINPDIGVWIHELIKPEDKVEAPVDNSKKYYVEVPDWDYIYGRNKKEEVPDASEGSTALGDMITNAVNGISDAIDTLESTEVSNPGSEDVTVEDVANAANAIANAVTGKGITVVVKTDEDEEQAFSDGSQDTLKEQGNKIYTPGIPAGKSSYAAFEPEIIELTDPGLAKQAINSTDYGNLGDGLTFDTQFYPYYHILNDTGKALYRQIYANTLSLNTTFRPIKQVSMDTMQTVLLSVVFDHPELFWLDTTFYQEYDYNGTAIKLRLRYYDRITDIPSANRQFQAKADAIVAEAAGLGDDLEKELYVHDRLADKLTYKHNPLDQSAYSAIVGDTTVCAGYAKAFQYIMQRLGVPTYLCVGYAGEMHAWDIIKIGDNFYNVDCTWDDQDPTVYDYFNLSDADNYQHKRMYNSVYLPACNEGTFIASR